The segment TTCCATTCTTTTTCTGCAAACCTGGAACAAGAGGTGAAAATGTGAAACCGCAAATAAGCGAAGGTTGTATTTTATGCAGTGAGCAGATAACCCAGCCAGTTTGCTTCAATTGCCTGGCCAAGGAGATGGCATGCTGGTTAGATGAAAGAAACAAGGCATTAGTGCCATTGCTGATCAGCAGATCCAATATATTTAAAGTTTACAATCACAAAGCAGCAAGATGCATTATTTGCGGCGGAAATATGAATGTATGCGCGCATTGCTTCAGCAGGGAGATTCATGAATGGCTGAGTGAAGGCTATCCGGATATTGCTGAAGAATTCAAAGAATATTTTAATTTTGATCTGAGAAATGAATGTTGCCGCTAGCTTTTTCTTTTCCTTTTCTCATAATCCTTTATTGCATTCAAAAGAGCTTCCTCGCCAAGAAGGCTGCAGTGATATTTTATCTTAGGAAGCCCTTTCAGCGCATCTGCGATTCTTTTATTGGTGATTTTTTTGGCTTCTTCTATTGTCTTGCCTTTTGCAAGATCGGCGAGCATATCAGAGACAGCTAGAGCTGCTGTGCAACCCAAAGTTTTGAACTTTATATCCTTAATTATTTCCTGGCCTTTTTTATTTTTTTCTACTTTGATGTAAAGCATTAGAATATCCCCGCAGGTGGGATTGCCTACTTTTCCGATTCCGTCTGCATTTTTAATTTCACCCACATTCTTCGGATGCAGGAAATGTTTCATGACTTCCTTCGAATATTCAAACATCTTATCCTCTCCAGAAAGGGCTTGCCTTTCTTAATTCTTCAACTGCTTTTGGCAAAACTTCCAAAACATGTTCAATCTCTTTTTCTGTGTTGTCTTTTCCCAAAGTCAATCTTAATGACCCGTGGGCATCCTCTTGCCTTAAGCCAAGAGCCAGCAAAACATGGCTTGGCTTCAGCGATTTCGAAGAGCATGCGCTTCCGGTGGATGCAGCAACTCCCTTATCATCCAGTTTCATGACAATGCCCTCCCCTTCAACATATTTGAAAATAAAGTTCGCATTGTTGCTCAGCCTTTTTGCAGGATGACCATTCAGGAATGTTTCGGGGATTTTTAAAACTCCTTTGATTAGCTCATCCCTCAGCGTCCTGATTTTTTTGTTATTTTTCTCAAAATCCTTCTGCGCAATCTCAACAGCCTTTGCGAATCCAACGATGCCTGCAATGTTTTCTGTGCCGGATCTTAATCCGAACTCGTGGCCTCCGCCGTGCAGGAAAGTCCCTATTTTTTTCTTATGGTCTTTTTTAACATACAATGCCCCCACGCCTTTAGGCCCGTATATCTTATGTGCGCTCAATGACATCATATCAATATTTTGCTTTTTTACATCAATTCTTTCCTTGCAATAGCTCTGGACAGCATCCGTATGAAACAACACATTTTTTTCTCTGCAGATTTTCCCTATTTTTCCGATGTCCTGCACTGTGCCGATTTCATTGTTCGCGTGCATTATCGTAACAAGCAAAGTTTTTTCATTTATTGAGTCTTTTAACTGGTCAAAATTTATAAGGCCGTATTTGTCAACATCGAGGTAAGTTACTTTCGCCCCAGTTTTTTCAAGAAATTTACATGTGTTTATAACAGCATCATGCTCTATTTTGCTCGTTATTATGTGGTTTTTCTCTCTGTTAGTAAAAAACAGCTCTTTGATTGCTATGTTGTCGCTTTCTGTTCCTCCTGATGTAAAAATAATTTCTTCAGGCAGCGCATTTATTGACTTTGCTATTGTTTCCCTGCTTTTCTCCAGAGCTTGTTTCGCTTCTCTCCCGAAAGAATGCAGTGAATTTGCATTTCCGTATTTCTCGCTAAAATACGGCAGCATGGCTGCTAAAACTTCCTTTGCTACAGGCGTTGTAGCTGCATGGTCTAAATATGTTCTTTTCATTTTTTCTTTATGCAAACCTTGCCGCAATATTCGCTTGCATGCTTTTCAACTAGCTCAAGCAGCGGAAGCATTGTTTTTTTATTTAGCGAGTATATCTTGTTTTTTCCCTTTCTTACTGATTCTACAAAATGGCACTCTATTAATTTTCTTAAGTTGTGGCTTACTTTGCTTTGCTCTTCTTTTATTGCGCCGCATATCTCATTAACGCTAAGGTCCTTGATCCTCAATGCTTCAAGTATTCTCCACCTTGTTTTATTTGAGAATGCATCAAAAAACAAAGCGTATGAACTGCATTTCATATGAAATGTACATCATATGTTATATATAAAGGTTGTGGATTTAAACAACCCAAGCAATAAAGAATCAGAATATTCCGGCATAGTGTGTCTTCCGCTTTTTGATTCCCTTATTTATGTAAACTAAACCTGCTTTATCGGATCATATCAATACTTCTAACAGCATCATCAAAAAGGATACTATCCGTCTTAACATATAACGTTACTGGTTTGTTGCCCCTCCCTTCTCTTTTGGCAGCTAAAAAACTGATAACATTGTTTTCAAGGCTTTTATCTCTATCACATATAGGTAAAAGAGTTAAATGTGTTAATCCGGTTTCTTTTGCAACCTGCGGTATTCTAATAAACAAATTCTGAAAAATGCTAGGTTCCTTCTCTTCCCCAGCATCATAGCTATACCCTTGGCTCATCATACAATCAATTGCAGCCTCAGAAGTAAAATTATATTTCTCTTGAAGATAGTTAAAAAGATCTTCAAATTTTTGTCTATCCTTTCCTACAGCTTCCGTTCTTTTTATAATATCCTCACTCATATCACGCAACTTTTGAGCTTCTCCGTTCCTTTCTAAAATAGCTTTTAATTCACCATTAAACCTAAGCCCGCTACCATGCAATATTCCAGCAGTTATCCCCTCTTTTGCCATTATGCTCGTTCTACTCTCTCCATAAACACTACCAGAACTATGGAAATTATCAAAAATGTTCACAATCTCGCCCTTCATCATCCTATTAGTATAATCACCTGTCTTTCTTATTATTTCAATTAATTGATTTTTATTGCTGAATTTATTGTCATAAAAACCGAATATTATTTGATAATCATCTTTAAGGTAAGTCTCTCCATAAATTATTCCTTTCGTTATCTCGGTTTTCATTTTTTAATCCCCCTTAAGTTCCAGACTGTCTGGAGTGGTTTATTCTAAACCAATTCCTTTTTTAAATATAATTACTCAATACTTTATAAACATTGTTGCCATATGATGTATCTATTACATCCTATGTTTTCCACCAGAAACCAAGGGGGTTTATGAACTGTAATATAGCCATTTAAAAACAAAAGTATTTATAAACTAGTGCCATTTATAAACTTTATAAACAATATTAACGTAATGGGGGTGTTTTTATGGCTAAAAAAGCTAAAAAGATCGAAAAAAAGGTAGAAAGAGACATAAAAGTGGTGAATATAGTGGTTTCTACATCTTTAGAGCACGATATTCCGCTTGAAAAGATGGCTGCAACACTTGCCAATACGGAATACAATCCTGAGCAGTTTCCTGGGCTTGTAATAAGGATAAAAGACCCTAAAACCTCTGCTTTGATCTTTAGCTCTGGAAAAGTTGTTTGCACCGGCGCAAGAAGCATGGATAAGGTAGATGAAAGCATTAAAAAGATAATAAAAAGCCTTGAAAAAATCAATATCAAGATAACAATCCAGCCAAAAGTGAATATACAAAACATTGTTGCTTCCGGCAGCGTTGGTATGGATCTTAACTTAAATGTGCTTGCAATGAAGCTGGACAACACTGAGTATGAGCCAGAGCAATTTCCAGGATTGGTTTACAAGCTGGCTGCTGCAAAGGCAACATTTTTGCTTTTCAGCAATGGAAAGGTTGTTTGCACAGGAACCAAAAGCGAGGAAGAAGTTCACAACGCTCTTGACAAATTAATAGCAACGCTAAAGAAAGTCATGAAAAAATAATTTGAAATGGAAGCAAGCGAACAGATAAGAAGATTTGGTGAATTTTTTGATTTGATTTATGGGGCGGCAATAGTTGAAAACCTAAGAAAAGGCAATAAATTCTTGATTGTTGACTTTGCAGAGCTGATAAAATTTGATCCAGAGCTTGCAGAGCAGCTTTTGGAAGAGCCCGATGAAGTGGTAAGGGCTGCTGAGCTTGCTATTGAAGAGTCGGGTCGTGAAGGTGATCTGAAAAAATTCAAGGTGCGTTTCAGAAATCTGCCTAAAACCCAGCAGATCATGATCAGAAACATAAGAAGCAACCACATAGGAAAACTGTTTTGGACAGAGGGCATTGTGAGGCAGAAATCTGATGTAAGGCCCCAGGCAGTTGTTGCGAAATTTGAATGCCCCGCTTGCGGAAATACTATTTCGGTTCCACAGCTCGATAAAAAATTTCGCGAGCCAAGCAGGTGCGGCTGCGGAAAAAAAGGAAGATTTAAGCTGTTAAGCAAGGAGCTTGTTGATGTGCAGGGTATTGTTTTGGAAGAAGCACCGGAAGATTTGGAAGGTGGGGACCAGCCAAAAAGGATGCAGATTTTTCTGCAGTGTGATTTGGTCAGCCCTTTAAGCGAGAAGAGAACAAGCCCCGGAAGCAAAATACGCATTGGCGGCATTATAAAAGAAGTGCCCATAACATTGCAGACAGGCGGCCAATCCACAAGGTTTGATTTGCTGATTGAAGCCAATTGCATTGAAGGTGTAGAAGAGAATTTCTCCGACATCACAATAAGCCATGAAGAATTAAAGGCAATCAAAGAACTTGCAGAAGACCCAAAAATCTATGCAAGGCTTATAAACTCGATTGCGCCAAGCATATATGGTCATGATAGAATAAAAGAGGCCCTTATTCTGCAGTTAATGGGAGGATTAAAGAAGGAAAGAAAAGACGGCGTATCAATAAGAGGCGATATCCACATTTTACTTATTGGAGATCCTGGGAGCGGAAAAAGCCAATTGCTCAAGAGGGTTTCAAAAATCTCTCCTAAAGGAAGGTATGTCAGCGGCAAGGGAGTCAGCGGAGCCGGTTTGACCGCAACTGTTGTGAAAGACGAATTCCTGCGCGGCTGGAGCCTTGAAGCTGGCGCGCTTGTTTTGGCAAATAAGGGATTGTGTGTTACTGGCGATACAGCTATTCTACTCGCCAACGGAAGTGTTATTCCGATGAAACAAGTTTATGAAGAGCACCTTAAAGGAAAAGAGGTCTGTGTTCAATCCTTGGATGCAAAAACATTCAAAATATGCGAACAAAAAGTTTTAGGTGTTTCGCGCAGAATTGCAGAGAAACTTTTTGAAATTAAGTTTGACACTGGAGATAAACTGCATATAACGCCAGAGCACCCTCTTCCTGTTTGGGACAACGGCCTTCGTTGGGTGCCTTGCGGAAGATTAAAATCCGGTGCTTCAGTGGTTTTGCCTACGGAATTTATTTCAAAAAAAGATGTTAAAAATATCCTTCTTCTTGAACTTTGCGGCATGATTGCAACAGATGGGCATTTAACAAAGAAAAAATATGGCATAAGCTTTTATTCAACTAAAGAGTGGATGATTGAAAGAATAAAATATCTTGTTAACGCCTGTTTTGGAAAAGAGATGCATGTTCATAAAAATAACCGCGGGTCTCTGCATGCGCATATAGGTTCTAAAGAGATTCATGAGAAAATAAAAAATTTTGGGATACCTGTTGGCAAGAAAAATGGTTTGACAGATAATGTTCTGTTAAATCTTTCACATGATGACATCAAGGCATTCATTATCGGTGCGGTAAATGGAGATGGATCAATTTCAAATAGAAAAGGCGGCGGAATCGTTTCTCTAATAACGCAGAATTTCCAAACCGCTGAAACTTACAGAAAACTATTGCGCAAGATTGGCCTGATTGGCAGAATAAGAAAAATAAATTCAAGGGGCGGTGGAATAGTAAAAGAAGGCACATACACCATATTCCATGTTTGCATTACCGGCAGAGAAAATATTGCGAGGTTATGGGACTCGCGCCTTGAGCCAGCAAAACTTGCTGCGCTGAATAAGATTCTTAAACGCAGATCCATGGACGGAAGAATTCCTCATGTTAATGATCTGATTGAGAGTGTAAGAGTTGAACTAAAACACGGTCAAAAACAAGCATTGTATATGAACAGCATAAAACAAAGTCAGCTTGATGGCGGATATGGTGTTAGAAGAGGAACTTTGCAAAGAGCATTGGGGGCATTGGCTGCTTTGCTGATATTGCCTGCAAATTCTTTGCAAACGTTGAAAAATGTGGCGCAGGATAGCGTACACATAGGCAAAATAACAGGCATAAGTGATATTCCTCCTGCAGAAGTATTTAACCTGCAAACCGATGCAAAAGAAGGCCCCAATTATATTGCAAATTTTATACCTGTTCATAACTGTATGATCGACGAGCTCGACAAGATGTCTACGGAAGACAGAAGCGCGATGCACGAGGCATTGGAGCAGCAATCAGTGAGCATCTCAAAAGCAAATATACAGGCAACATTAAGGGCTGAAACAACTGTTTTGGCTGCTGCTAATCCTAAATTCGGAAGGTTTGACCCTTATGGCGAGCCTATTTCCAAACAAATCAATTTGCCCACTACATTGATCAACAGGTTTGATTTGATTTTTGCAATAAAGGATCTTCCGCATCCTGACAGAGATGAAAAAATGGCGAAGTTCATTCTAGGGATGCATCAAAATCCTGATGTTGAGAATGTTGAATTGGATACAAAACTTTTGAGAAAATATATTGCTTATGCTAGGCAGAATGTGCATCCTAAGCTTTCTGATGGCGCAAGCGATGAAATACAAAGCTACTATCTCAAGATGAGGGCTTCCGGCACTGTTGAAGGTGAGATGAAATCAATACCGATATCCGCAAGGCAGCTGGAAGCGTTAGTCAGGCTATCTGAAGCTTCAGCAAAAGTAAGGCTGAGCGATGCAGTAACAAAAAAGGATGCGAAAAGGGCGATTGACATACTGCATTATTGCCTGAGCGAGATTGCGCTTGATAAAGAAACCGGCCAGATCGACATCGATAGAATCTCCACAGGCATTCCAAGTTCAGAGAGAAGCAAAATAACAATAATAAAAGAACTAATAGACAGGTTAAGTGAAAGGTCAAAGCAGATTGCTGTTCAGGATTTGGTTGACATGGCTAAAGAGAAGAATATTGATGAAAGTGATGTGGATGAAGTCATTGAAAGGCTGAAACGTTCTGGCGACATCTTCGAACCTAAGCCTAGTTTAATCCAAAAGATTTAGCATGGCAAATGAAATAAAAAGGTTGGTGGCATACAAGGCAAAAATTTCTAGTTTGATCAATGGAAAATACTTCAAGGAAGAGGGCTGGGCATCTAATTATGTCCTTGCAGAAGATGGCAGGAAACTATCAAGAGTTAATATCATAGGGATTGTTGTTGCAAAAAATCTTGACCAGAATGCAAATCAAGGTGAAATCTTGGTTGATGATGGCTCTGCAAAGATCGGCCTGAGAAGTTTTGAAAAGAGCGAAGCTTTGGAAAATGCAAAGATTGGCGATATTATATTGGTTATTGGGCGGCCAAGGGAGTTTGGAAATGAAAAATACATCCTTGCTGAAATATTGAAAACATTGAATAACAAGGATTGGCTGGAATTAAGAAGGTTAGAATTGGGCATCGAAGAAAAATCAAAAGAAATTTCAGATGATGATGTTGAGGAGATTATCGCGGATGTTATTGAAAACGTGCCTGGCGATTCTCAAACACAGGTGATCAGCATTATAAAGAAGCTTGACAAAGGCAATGGAGCAGACTATGATGAAGTTGTTCTTAATTCAAAAAACAGCTCTTGTGAGGAGATCATAACTCGCCTCTTGAAGCAAGGCGACATCTTTGAAATAAGAGCCGGCAAGCTGAAAGTTCTAGAATAGTTTTGGCGTCAGATAAATCTCAATGAAGGCTGCTAGAATTAGAAATCCTACTGCAAGCAGCAGCAGGTCTGACACATCCATAAGTATGCTGAAAAACTTCTTTGTCTGAAAATGGCGCCTTATGACTGCTACAGATATTATCCCGCCAGCCAGAGCGCCGTATATGTATGCTATTATTTCAGGCAGTCCATGTATAAAATACCGAAGCAAGCCCAAGGAAATTATTTGAAAATATGCGAATGCATTTGCAGATCCTAATGTTAATGCATAATGCGCAACATTCGTTCTTATGAAATTTCCTATTGCAGTTGCTATTACTGAAGCATTCCATGTTAAGATGAATATTGCCCCGGAGCCATAAATAAACGAGAATAATATGCAAAAAGCCAGCACTTTCAGGTTATTCATAAGTATTTTTGAGAATAAAGTAATTTGTGCAACAGCATTTCCTGCTATCTGGTTATTGACGCTGGTTATTGTCTGCGCTTGTTTTTGAAATAAGAACGCCACTGTAGAAGATGGCAGGACAGTATACCAAAAAACGAATGCAACAGTCATTCCTAAAAAAAGAAACAAAAAAATCAATATTGCCTTTGAATGCTGCTTTAGGCGCTGTTTTTCATTCGCCAAATCAATATCTTTGAATTCCTCCAGTTTCAGAGTATTGTAAATTATCGGCAATGCTGCCATCACCGCAAAAAATACCATGACCATGCTTGCTTCTTTTTCAAAAATCCACAATGAAAGAAATATTGCCGCAGATGTATAAACTAAGCCAACAAAAAACATCTCCCAGGGCTGCTTTTCTGCCTTCATTGGGAATATTATTGATTCCAGTACCATGAACTGTTTAACTAATCGGAATTATTTAAATATCTTTTGATTGAAAAAGGGCAAATAAACATTACATTTAAAAAAAGGACTAGATTTCTCTTGTTTCATGGACTATGAAGAACTGCTTGACAAGGCCAGGAAAGAAATGCCTAGCGCTGTATTCGAGAAGGAACGATTTGAACTGCCCAAGGTTGTCGGCCATATACAGGGCAATAGGACTGTAATCGGCAATTTTTATCAGATTGCAGACATATTGAGAAGGGATGCTGCGCATCTGGTAAAATACATTCTGAAAGAGCTGGCTACTCCCGGTGAACTGACTAAAACAGCTTTGATAATAGGCACAAAGATCAGTGCTTCTAGGATCAATGAAAAAATCAGGCAGTATGCTTACGAGTATGTCTTGTGCGGTGAATGCGGAAAACCAGACACGCAGATCATCAAAGAAGGCAATGTTCCGTTCCTGAAATGCACTGCCTGCGG is part of the Candidatus Woesearchaeota archaeon genome and harbors:
- a CDS encoding iron-sulfur cluster assembly scaffold protein, giving the protein MFEYSKEVMKHFLHPKNVGEIKNADGIGKVGNPTCGDILMLYIKVEKNKKGQEIIKDIKFKTLGCTAALAVSDMLADLAKGKTIEEAKKITNKRIADALKGLPKIKYHCSLLGEEALLNAIKDYEKRKRKS
- a CDS encoding TATA-box-binding protein, whose translation is MAKKAKKIEKKVERDIKVVNIVVSTSLEHDIPLEKMAATLANTEYNPEQFPGLVIRIKDPKTSALIFSSGKVVCTGARSMDKVDESIKKIIKSLEKINIKITIQPKVNIQNIVASGSVGMDLNLNVLAMKLDNTEYEPEQFPGLVYKLAAAKATFLLFSNGKVVCTGTKSEEEVHNALDKLIATLKKVMKK
- a CDS encoding translation initiation factor IF-2 subunit beta codes for the protein MDYEELLDKARKEMPSAVFEKERFELPKVVGHIQGNRTVIGNFYQIADILRRDAAHLVKYILKELATPGELTKTALIIGTKISASRINEKIRQYAYEYVLCGECGKPDTQIIKEGNVPFLKCTACGAKHALKGRV
- a CDS encoding winged helix-turn-helix transcriptional regulator is translated as MKCSSYALFFDAFSNKTRWRILEALRIKDLSVNEICGAIKEEQSKVSHNLRKLIECHFVESVRKGKNKIYSLNKKTMLPLLELVEKHASEYCGKVCIKKK
- the nifS gene encoding cysteine desulfurase NifS; translated protein: MKRTYLDHAATTPVAKEVLAAMLPYFSEKYGNANSLHSFGREAKQALEKSRETIAKSINALPEEIIFTSGGTESDNIAIKELFFTNREKNHIITSKIEHDAVINTCKFLEKTGAKVTYLDVDKYGLINFDQLKDSINEKTLLVTIMHANNEIGTVQDIGKIGKICREKNVLFHTDAVQSYCKERIDVKKQNIDMMSLSAHKIYGPKGVGALYVKKDHKKKIGTFLHGGGHEFGLRSGTENIAGIVGFAKAVEIAQKDFEKNNKKIRTLRDELIKGVLKIPETFLNGHPAKRLSNNANFIFKYVEGEGIVMKLDDKGVAASTGSACSSKSLKPSHVLLALGLRQEDAHGSLRLTLGKDNTEKEIEHVLEVLPKAVEELRKASPFWRG
- a CDS encoding stage II sporulation protein M, which translates into the protein MVLESIIFPMKAEKQPWEMFFVGLVYTSAAIFLSLWIFEKEASMVMVFFAVMAALPIIYNTLKLEEFKDIDLANEKQRLKQHSKAILIFLFLFLGMTVAFVFWYTVLPSSTVAFLFQKQAQTITSVNNQIAGNAVAQITLFSKILMNNLKVLAFCILFSFIYGSGAIFILTWNASVIATAIGNFIRTNVAHYALTLGSANAFAYFQIISLGLLRYFIHGLPEIIAYIYGALAGGIISVAVIRRHFQTKKFFSILMDVSDLLLLAVGFLILAAFIEIYLTPKLF